A stretch of Crossiella cryophila DNA encodes these proteins:
- a CDS encoding sensor histidine kinase, translated as MPFVERRLPLTGVAVAVLPVCLAVPWLSHLGVPDRGPSIWWSAPFLAVSAVLLTIAASIRLRRGLPTPRQRVAVLLPQVLLAITALFVLGPTTFAPVFTACTLLVLLPDPWAARGFLAVLAVEVLVLALRPESLVPVFSRIGHLLIAGLAVYATVRVAELALELSRTRASLADLAVARERTRVSRDLHDTLGQEITAIGLRADLAARLTREDPAAAAEHLAAIQRITESTMGTVRRVANGDWQPEFGEELRSAVALLTAAGIRYQLRFGAVVPAHAAETASWVVREAMTNVLKHSAARQVTLTTEDNEGWYRLTVHNDGAHPTTAAAIPPGSGQSGLAARLATLGGRLHASRVDRTCYRLTVEIPTTPPTSPTAPTASEVPR; from the coding sequence ATGCCGTTCGTGGAACGACGACTGCCGCTGACCGGCGTCGCGGTAGCGGTGCTGCCGGTCTGCCTGGCGGTGCCCTGGCTGTCGCACCTTGGCGTCCCGGACCGCGGCCCGTCGATCTGGTGGTCGGCGCCGTTCCTTGCGGTCAGCGCGGTGCTGTTGACCATCGCGGCCTCGATCCGGTTACGCCGCGGCCTGCCAACCCCCCGGCAGCGCGTCGCGGTACTGCTGCCCCAGGTCCTGCTCGCGATCACCGCGCTGTTCGTGCTCGGCCCCACCACCTTCGCCCCGGTCTTCACCGCCTGCACCCTGCTGGTCCTGCTGCCCGACCCCTGGGCCGCCCGGGGTTTCCTCGCGGTGCTGGCCGTCGAGGTGCTCGTACTGGCGCTGCGCCCGGAATCCCTGGTGCCGGTGTTCTCCCGGATCGGACACCTGCTGATCGCCGGCCTGGCCGTCTACGCCACGGTCCGGGTGGCCGAACTGGCCCTGGAGCTGAGCCGGACCAGAGCCAGCCTCGCCGACCTGGCCGTGGCCAGGGAACGCACCAGGGTCTCCCGCGACCTGCACGACACCCTCGGCCAGGAGATCACCGCGATCGGCCTGCGCGCCGACCTGGCCGCCCGCCTCACCCGCGAGGACCCGGCCGCCGCTGCCGAACACCTGGCCGCCATCCAACGGATCACCGAAAGCACCATGGGCACCGTCCGCCGGGTGGCCAACGGCGACTGGCAACCCGAGTTCGGCGAGGAACTCAGAAGCGCCGTCGCCCTGCTCACCGCGGCCGGCATCAGATACCAGCTCCGCTTCGGCGCGGTGGTCCCCGCGCACGCGGCCGAGACGGCGAGCTGGGTGGTCCGCGAGGCGATGACCAACGTCCTCAAACACAGCGCGGCCCGCCAGGTCACCCTGACCACCGAGGACAACGAGGGCTGGTACCGCCTGACCGTGCACAACGACGGCGCCCACCCCACCACTGCCGCCGCCATCCCGCCCGGCAGCGGCCAATCCGGCCTCGCCGCCCGTCTCGCCACCCTGGGCGGCCGCCTGCACGCGAGCCGGGTCGACCGAACCTGCTACCGCCTGACCGTCGAGATCCCCACCACCCCACCCACCTCCCCGACCGCCCCCACCGCGAGCGAGGTCCCCCGATGA
- a CDS encoding RluA family pseudouridine synthase encodes MRRKTPAPLPQRFGLDPARMRLPETGSWPTVRAHLADRLPLVTPAVLDAMFTERRIADLRGPLELDAPYVPGAVVWFHRELPIEVPVPFPIGVVHRDDHLLVVDKPHFLATIPRGKHIQETALVKLRRQYDLPDLSAAHRLDRVTAGLMMFVINRADRGAYQTLFRDRLVHKEYEAVAPVNPGLVLPTTVRSRILKERGVITAQEVDGPPNAETEVELLEQRDGLGRYRLRPKTGRTHQLRLHLTRLGIPILGDDFYPVLTERPLDDFTRPLQLLARTLGFTDPITGQEHRFSSRLTLAAWTDYPSWASDASRRSR; translated from the coding sequence GTGAGACGGAAAACTCCCGCCCCGTTGCCGCAGCGCTTCGGGCTAGACCCGGCCCGGATGCGGCTGCCGGAGACCGGGAGCTGGCCCACTGTGCGCGCGCACCTGGCCGACCGGTTGCCGCTGGTCACCCCGGCTGTGCTGGACGCGATGTTCACCGAGCGGCGGATCGCTGACCTGCGTGGTCCGCTCGAACTGGACGCGCCGTACGTGCCGGGCGCGGTGGTGTGGTTTCACCGGGAGTTGCCGATCGAGGTGCCGGTGCCGTTCCCGATCGGGGTCGTCCACCGCGACGATCACCTCCTCGTGGTGGACAAACCGCATTTCCTGGCCACGATTCCGCGTGGGAAACACATCCAGGAAACCGCGCTGGTGAAGTTGCGCCGTCAGTACGATCTGCCCGATTTGAGTGCCGCGCACCGATTGGACCGGGTCACCGCGGGACTGATGATGTTCGTGATCAATCGGGCCGATCGCGGGGCCTATCAAACGTTGTTCCGGGACCGGCTGGTGCACAAGGAATACGAGGCGGTGGCGCCGGTGAATCCGGGGCTGGTGCTGCCGACCACGGTGCGCAGCCGGATCCTCAAGGAACGCGGCGTGATCACCGCGCAGGAGGTGGACGGGCCGCCGAACGCCGAGACCGAGGTGGAACTCCTCGAACAGCGGGACGGGCTCGGGCGGTACCGGCTGCGGCCCAAGACCGGGCGCACCCACCAGCTCCGGCTGCACCTGACCCGGCTGGGCATCCCGATCCTGGGCGACGACTTCTACCCCGTGCTCACCGAACGACCCCTGGACGACTTCACCCGGCCACTGCAGCTGCTGGCCAGGACGCTGGGCTTCACCGACCCGATCACCGGACAGGAGCACCGGTTCAGCAGCAGGCTGACGCTGGCCGCGTGGACCGACTACCCGTCCTGGGCCAGCGATGCCAGCCGGCGGTCCAGGTAG
- a CDS encoding RNA polymerase sigma factor: MTVQSAVAEAFRTEWGQVVATLIRVTGDWDLAEECAQEAFALALETWPRDGVPRRPGAWLTTAGRNRALDRLRREAVGNAKLRELATTPPADPGPEPESDDDSGVRDDQLRLIFTCCHPALPLEGRVALTLRTLCGLTTPEIARAFLVPEPTMAQRLVRAKRKIRNAGIPYRVPPAHLLPERTTAVLGVLYLLFNEGYSATAGEDLLRGGLSGEAIRLARVLCGLMPDEPETHGLLALLLLQDARRAARLDEHGDLVTLEHQDRNRWDQDEIAEGTALLESALRQGRPGVYQLQAAIAACHANAKLAEDTDWPQIAGLYGELAGRMPSPVVRLNQAVAIAMAEGPAAGLELVRALEESGQLDGYHLLPATRADLLRRLGRDAEAAQAYRAALKLVTAEAERRYLDRRLASLAQDG; encoded by the coding sequence ATGACGGTCCAGTCGGCGGTCGCCGAGGCCTTCCGCACCGAATGGGGCCAGGTGGTGGCCACCCTGATCCGGGTCACCGGCGACTGGGACCTGGCCGAGGAATGCGCCCAGGAGGCCTTCGCGCTGGCCCTGGAGACCTGGCCGAGGGACGGCGTGCCCCGGCGGCCGGGCGCCTGGCTGACCACCGCCGGCCGCAACCGGGCGCTGGACCGGCTGCGCCGGGAGGCGGTCGGCAACGCCAAACTCCGCGAACTCGCCACCACCCCGCCAGCCGACCCCGGCCCTGAACCGGAGTCCGACGACGACAGCGGCGTGCGCGACGACCAGCTCCGCCTGATCTTCACCTGCTGCCACCCCGCGCTCCCGCTGGAGGGCCGGGTCGCGCTGACCCTGCGCACCCTGTGCGGCCTGACCACCCCGGAGATCGCGCGCGCCTTCCTGGTGCCCGAACCCACCATGGCGCAACGCCTGGTGCGGGCCAAACGCAAGATCCGCAACGCCGGCATCCCGTACCGGGTGCCGCCGGCGCACCTGCTGCCGGAGCGGACGACCGCCGTGCTCGGCGTGCTCTACCTGCTGTTCAACGAGGGCTACTCGGCCACCGCTGGCGAGGACCTGCTGCGCGGCGGCCTCAGCGGTGAGGCCATCCGGCTGGCCAGAGTCCTTTGTGGACTGATGCCGGACGAGCCCGAGACGCACGGCCTGCTCGCCCTGTTGCTGTTGCAGGACGCCCGCCGCGCGGCCCGCCTGGACGAACACGGCGACCTGGTCACCCTGGAACACCAGGACCGGAACCGCTGGGACCAGGACGAGATCGCCGAGGGCACCGCGCTGCTGGAATCGGCGCTGCGCCAGGGCCGTCCCGGCGTCTACCAGCTCCAGGCGGCCATCGCGGCCTGCCACGCCAACGCCAAACTGGCCGAGGACACCGACTGGCCGCAGATCGCCGGTCTCTACGGCGAACTGGCCGGCCGGATGCCCTCCCCGGTGGTGCGGCTCAACCAGGCGGTGGCCATCGCGATGGCCGAGGGCCCGGCCGCCGGGCTGGAACTGGTGCGCGCACTGGAGGAGTCAGGTCAGCTGGACGGCTATCACCTGCTCCCGGCCACCCGCGCCGACCTGCTCCGCCGCCTTGGCCGCGACGCCGAGGCGGCGCAGGCGTACCGGGCGGCGCTCAAGCTGGTCACCGCCGAGGCGGAACGCCGCTACCTGGACCGCCGGCTGGCATCGCTGGCCCAGGACGGGTAG
- a CDS encoding MarR family winged helix-turn-helix transcriptional regulator — translation MGIDGLADADGILAAWRQERPDLEVSSLGPFIRMLQVTQLMSAAVERVFVEHGLRRGEFDVLTSLRRSGPPFTLTPSELAGLLMLSRAGMTNRVDRLEAAGYVERRLDPADRRSFLIALTPCGREVIDEAFSAHIANLHRLTANICPEQRGQLDVMMRTLLGDLRAEGGCRPPGLP, via the coding sequence ATGGGTATCGACGGGCTGGCCGACGCGGACGGGATCCTGGCGGCCTGGCGGCAGGAGCGGCCGGACCTCGAGGTGTCCTCGCTGGGTCCGTTCATCCGGATGTTGCAGGTCACCCAGTTGATGTCGGCCGCGGTGGAGCGGGTGTTCGTGGAACACGGGCTGCGCCGCGGCGAGTTCGATGTGCTCACCTCGCTGCGCCGCTCCGGACCGCCGTTCACGCTGACCCCCTCCGAACTGGCCGGGCTGCTGATGCTCTCCCGTGCGGGCATGACCAACCGGGTGGACCGCCTGGAGGCCGCCGGGTACGTGGAGCGGCGCCTGGACCCGGCGGACCGGCGCAGCTTCCTCATCGCGCTCACCCCGTGCGGCCGCGAGGTCATCGACGAGGCGTTCTCCGCGCACATCGCCAACCTGCACCGGCTCACCGCGAACATCTGCCCCGAACAACGCGGACAGCTCGACGTCATGATGCGCACCCTGCTCGGCGACCTGCGTGCCGAAGGTGGCTGTCGGCCCCCCGGGCTACCGTGA
- a CDS encoding cupin domain-containing protein, with product MTVLNATIPNATAPNSTVLNAVRTTLPPDSEWQPSHPAEVPLLIFVVYGALDVAVDDRMEYLATGDQLYLPAGARHSWRTPVDSGVEMVVITAS from the coding sequence ATGACCGTGCTCAACGCGACCATCCCGAACGCGACCGCGCCGAACTCGACCGTGCTCAACGCGGTGCGCACCACCCTGCCGCCGGATTCCGAGTGGCAGCCGTCGCATCCCGCCGAGGTGCCGCTGCTGATCTTCGTGGTCTACGGCGCGCTGGACGTGGCCGTGGACGACCGGATGGAGTACCTGGCCACCGGCGATCAGCTCTACCTCCCGGCCGGCGCGCGGCACAGCTGGCGGACCCCGGTGGACAGCGGCGTGGAGATGGTCGTGATCACCGCGAGCTGA
- a CDS encoding arylamine N-acetyltransferase family protein: MTTPTQPTTNDEWTVDAVDVRAYLDRIAHPPVPAPTVEALRTLHAAHSSAIPFENIDVLLHQHPGVDLKLIADKLINRRRGGYCYEHGLLFAAVATQLGYPVRRLLSRIDPYKPSFRTHMTLVITAEGRDFLVDIGFGAGMFAPMPLVDGLVTEQAGWPHRLVWDAPNWVLQKLEDGNWRSLHGFDEQVQHPVDYAVAHHFVSTHPRSPFAQQLVVMRLAPGVSRRLVGGELIVERADGPTETRPVTPAEAVELLPEFGVELTGAERQALLSRIS; this comes from the coding sequence ATGACAACGCCGACCCAGCCGACCACCAACGACGAGTGGACCGTTGACGCCGTCGACGTGCGCGCCTACCTGGACCGGATCGCCCACCCGCCGGTGCCCGCGCCGACCGTCGAGGCGCTGCGCACCCTGCACGCCGCGCACAGCTCCGCGATCCCGTTCGAGAACATCGACGTGCTGCTGCACCAGCACCCCGGCGTGGACCTGAAGCTCATCGCGGACAAGCTGATCAACCGAAGGCGCGGCGGCTACTGCTACGAGCACGGGCTGCTCTTCGCCGCGGTGGCCACCCAGCTCGGTTATCCGGTCCGGCGGCTGCTGTCCCGGATCGACCCGTACAAGCCCAGCTTCCGCACCCACATGACCCTGGTGATCACCGCCGAGGGCCGGGACTTCCTGGTGGACATCGGTTTCGGCGCCGGCATGTTCGCGCCGATGCCCCTGGTCGACGGGCTGGTCACCGAGCAGGCCGGGTGGCCGCACCGGCTGGTGTGGGACGCCCCGAACTGGGTGCTGCAGAAGCTGGAGGACGGGAACTGGCGGTCCCTGCACGGCTTCGACGAGCAGGTGCAGCACCCGGTGGACTACGCGGTCGCGCACCACTTCGTCTCCACCCACCCGCGTTCCCCGTTCGCCCAGCAGCTGGTGGTGATGCGCCTGGCACCGGGCGTGAGCCGCCGCCTGGTCGGCGGAGAGCTGATCGTGGAACGCGCCGACGGCCCGACCGAGACCAGGCCGGTCACCCCGGCCGAGGCCGTCGAGCTGCTGCCGGAGTTCGGGGTGGAGCTGACCGGGGCCGAACGTCAGGCGTTGCTCTCCAGGATCAGCTGA
- a CDS encoding DUF6518 family protein codes for MLPPAQVQGDTRTGRDWLIVTLAGLLLGGVTFLLQATGLTWLANSTATWAATAYLVGTLTSWSLWRSPLYGVTTLWIGLTVWYVGAEILPGHFGWATLGEAGIWLGAAVMAGSVFGYAGACRRYCVRPWSFLGIGVIGGVLLWEGLYRLFVLAPDQPGNTQEIAGGTMLGCGVLAALLLPRTLQDRWYALGVTAAVTALGAPAAPLFQLILESNA; via the coding sequence ATGCTCCCCCCGGCGCAGGTCCAGGGCGACACCCGGACCGGCCGCGACTGGCTGATCGTCACCCTCGCCGGGCTGCTGCTCGGCGGGGTGACGTTCCTGTTGCAGGCCACCGGCCTGACCTGGCTGGCCAACTCCACCGCCACCTGGGCGGCCACCGCCTACCTGGTCGGCACGCTCACCAGCTGGAGCCTGTGGCGCTCCCCGCTCTACGGCGTCACCACGCTGTGGATCGGCCTGACCGTCTGGTACGTCGGCGCGGAGATCCTGCCGGGCCACTTCGGCTGGGCCACCCTGGGGGAGGCCGGGATCTGGCTCGGCGCGGCGGTGATGGCGGGCTCGGTGTTCGGCTACGCCGGGGCCTGCCGCCGCTACTGCGTGCGCCCCTGGTCCTTCCTGGGCATCGGGGTGATCGGCGGGGTGCTGCTGTGGGAGGGCCTGTACCGGCTGTTCGTGCTCGCCCCCGACCAGCCCGGCAACACCCAGGAGATCGCCGGAGGCACCATGCTCGGCTGCGGGGTGCTGGCCGCGTTACTGCTGCCGCGCACCCTGCAGGACCGGTGGTACGCGCTGGGGGTCACCGCCGCGGTCACCGCGCTCGGCGCCCCGGCCGCGCCCCTGTTTCAGCTGATCCTGGAGAGCAACGCCTGA
- a CDS encoding DNA topoisomerase (ATP-hydrolyzing) — protein MARRKGSSTTKVDPAAFDRAGAQVFDNSLKTEIEDSYLEYAYSVIHARALPDARDGLKPVHRRILFSMNEQGYRPTHAYVKSSRVVGDCFVRGALVSTPGGLRPIEDIEVGEQVLDGHGQAVPVTAVYENPRSELVRVRWSNGHTMLVTPGQRFRTVGADYAIGWTEARDLAGQQTIGYGRARRATLPGGHDVYPYVLGLVVAEGFAVDRARAADGRVRIHMCDTEPIDTLHGWAIMNGLTVSRGKREARNPKHRDQHVLTFARHTGLLEAGTPLSDHKFVPASVLGDRSAWLPFLAGFFDGDGYVRKRNREIVLVSTSEQLLRQMYSMLADLGMHGHWWSRASKTGHKTLHGLSLAGQDAAQLAKALLPWSTIGYKQDGLRQLAGLDYAYGGKQGNDRLPCGPVIAEFTAAHQGGGWFRDTDGVAFRASLSAVSGAKVRYGKDRHGNPLAERSFPLWRAETDGWIDKLRRIGSPLADRLAALSGFSFLTVESVEPVDSDTTYDIQVGTEEHAFVVEGFVTHNCMGKYHPHGDVAIYDAMVRMAQDFSLNAPLVDGHGNFGSPDDGPAASRYTEARMSPEAMLLVSELHEDTVDFRPNYDGSLLEPTVLPAAFPNLLVNGTSGIAVGMATNMIPHNLGEVVAAARWLINHPDATLDRLMEFVPGPDLPTGGMLLGLDEVRKAYETGRGVVRMRAKVETGPLEGSRGRQAITVTELPYGVGPEKIIEKITDEVNKSKRLTGIADVKDLTDRENGTRLVIECKVGVNPQALLADLYRLTPLEQSFGINNLVLVDGQPQTLGLKELLEVFLAHRYEVVTRRTSHRRRKRQERLHLVEGLLRALLDIDKVIKLIRNSDNAQAAKDGLMKQFKLSEIQAAYILDTPLRRLTKFDKIELEAEQEKLEAEIAELSKILDDESVLKKVVSTELAKVSKDLGFERRTALIDGDLKEVLAASKPAGPLEVADDPCQVILSATGLVARTAAESEESSEARRRNGRTKHDAVAAVVHSTARGQVLLITTLGRAFKTDVLPLPVLPEQSGTVSLSGGMAASELVPLEKGEKVVGIAPLGEQAGDSPGLAIGTRQGVVKVCSPEWPVRSDEFEVISLKDGDEIAGLTWLVDGSETLAFVTSDSSLLRYPANLVRPQGLKGGGMAGVNLGKDAKVVFFGAIRTDDDEHGEPMVVTSTGQSVKVTPFAEYPPKGRATGGVRSQRFLKGETHLHMAWIGPRPAGANGSGSPVELPEVDPRRDGSGHAHPGPDVVGHLIERD, from the coding sequence ATGGCACGCCGCAAGGGCAGCAGCACCACCAAGGTCGACCCGGCCGCCTTCGACCGGGCGGGCGCCCAGGTCTTCGACAACTCCCTCAAGACCGAGATCGAGGACTCCTACCTCGAATACGCCTACTCGGTCATCCACGCCCGCGCCCTGCCCGATGCCAGGGACGGACTCAAGCCGGTGCACCGGCGGATCCTGTTCTCGATGAACGAGCAGGGGTACCGGCCCACGCACGCGTATGTGAAGTCCTCGCGCGTGGTCGGCGACTGCTTCGTCCGGGGCGCGCTGGTGTCCACCCCGGGTGGACTGCGCCCCATCGAGGACATCGAGGTCGGCGAGCAGGTGCTCGACGGCCACGGGCAGGCGGTCCCGGTCACCGCGGTCTATGAGAACCCGCGGTCCGAACTGGTCCGCGTGCGGTGGTCCAACGGCCACACCATGCTGGTGACCCCCGGCCAGCGGTTCCGCACCGTCGGCGCGGACTACGCCATCGGCTGGACCGAGGCCAGGGACCTCGCCGGGCAGCAGACCATCGGCTACGGCCGGGCCCGGCGCGCCACCCTGCCCGGTGGCCACGACGTGTACCCGTACGTCCTGGGCCTTGTGGTCGCCGAAGGCTTCGCCGTGGACCGGGCCAGGGCCGCCGACGGCCGGGTCCGCATCCACATGTGCGACACCGAGCCGATCGACACCCTGCACGGCTGGGCCATCATGAACGGGCTCACCGTCTCCCGTGGCAAGCGCGAGGCCAGGAACCCGAAGCACCGCGACCAGCACGTGCTGACCTTCGCCCGGCACACCGGCCTGCTGGAGGCCGGAACCCCGCTCAGCGATCACAAGTTCGTGCCAGCGAGCGTGCTCGGCGACCGCTCCGCCTGGCTGCCGTTCCTGGCCGGCTTCTTCGACGGCGACGGCTACGTGCGCAAGCGGAACCGGGAGATCGTGCTGGTCAGCACCAGCGAGCAGCTGCTGCGGCAGATGTACTCGATGCTGGCCGACCTCGGCATGCACGGGCACTGGTGGTCGCGGGCGAGCAAGACCGGGCACAAGACGTTGCACGGCCTGTCCCTCGCCGGGCAGGACGCGGCCCAGCTCGCCAAGGCGCTGCTGCCCTGGTCCACGATCGGTTACAAGCAGGACGGGCTCCGGCAGCTGGCCGGGCTGGACTACGCCTACGGCGGCAAGCAGGGCAACGACCGGCTGCCCTGCGGGCCCGTGATCGCCGAGTTCACCGCGGCCCACCAGGGCGGCGGCTGGTTCCGGGACACCGACGGTGTGGCGTTCCGGGCCTCGCTGTCCGCGGTCTCCGGCGCCAAGGTGCGCTACGGCAAGGACCGGCACGGCAACCCGCTCGCCGAGCGCTCATTCCCGTTGTGGCGCGCGGAAACCGACGGCTGGATCGACAAGCTGCGCCGGATCGGCTCCCCGCTGGCGGACCGGCTGGCGGCACTGTCCGGGTTCTCCTTCCTGACCGTGGAATCGGTGGAACCGGTCGACTCCGACACCACCTACGACATCCAGGTCGGCACCGAGGAACACGCCTTCGTCGTCGAAGGCTTCGTCACGCACAACTGCATGGGCAAGTACCACCCGCACGGCGACGTCGCGATCTACGACGCGATGGTGCGGATGGCCCAGGACTTCTCCCTGAACGCCCCGCTCGTCGACGGGCACGGCAACTTCGGGTCCCCGGACGATGGACCGGCCGCCTCGCGGTACACCGAAGCTCGCATGTCCCCGGAGGCGATGCTGCTGGTCAGCGAGCTGCACGAGGACACTGTCGACTTCCGCCCGAACTACGACGGTTCCCTCCTGGAACCCACCGTGCTGCCGGCCGCCTTCCCCAACCTGCTGGTCAACGGCACCTCCGGCATCGCCGTCGGCATGGCCACCAACATGATCCCGCACAACCTCGGCGAGGTCGTGGCCGCCGCGCGCTGGCTGATCAACCACCCGGACGCCACCCTGGACCGGCTGATGGAGTTCGTGCCCGGCCCCGACCTGCCAACCGGCGGCATGCTGCTCGGCCTCGACGAGGTCCGCAAGGCCTATGAGACCGGCCGCGGCGTGGTCCGGATGCGGGCCAAGGTCGAGACCGGTCCGCTGGAGGGCAGTCGCGGGCGGCAGGCCATCACGGTCACCGAACTGCCCTACGGCGTCGGGCCGGAGAAGATCATCGAGAAGATCACCGACGAGGTGAACAAGTCCAAGCGGCTCACCGGCATCGCCGACGTCAAGGACCTCACCGACCGGGAGAACGGCACCCGCCTGGTCATCGAGTGCAAGGTCGGCGTCAACCCGCAGGCGCTGCTCGCCGACCTCTACCGGCTCACCCCGCTGGAACAGTCCTTCGGCATCAACAACCTGGTCCTGGTCGACGGCCAGCCGCAGACCCTCGGGCTCAAGGAACTCCTCGAGGTCTTCCTGGCGCACCGGTACGAGGTCGTCACCCGGCGCACCTCGCACCGCCGCCGCAAACGGCAGGAACGGTTGCACCTGGTCGAGGGCCTGCTGCGGGCGCTGCTGGACATCGACAAGGTCATCAAGCTGATCCGCAACAGCGACAACGCCCAGGCCGCCAAGGACGGCCTGATGAAGCAGTTCAAGCTCTCGGAGATCCAGGCCGCCTACATCCTGGACACGCCGCTGCGCCGCCTCACCAAGTTCGACAAGATCGAACTCGAGGCCGAGCAGGAGAAGCTGGAAGCCGAGATCGCCGAACTGTCCAAGATCCTCGACGACGAGTCGGTGCTGAAGAAGGTCGTCTCCACCGAACTCGCCAAGGTCTCCAAGGACCTCGGCTTCGAGCGCCGCACCGCCCTGATCGACGGCGATCTCAAGGAGGTCCTGGCCGCCTCCAAGCCCGCCGGGCCCCTGGAAGTGGCCGACGACCCGTGCCAGGTGATCCTCTCGGCCACCGGCCTGGTCGCCCGCACCGCCGCCGAATCCGAGGAGTCCTCCGAGGCCCGGCGGCGCAACGGGCGCACCAAGCACGACGCGGTCGCCGCGGTGGTGCACTCCACCGCCCGCGGCCAGGTCCTGCTGATCACCACCCTCGGTCGCGCGTTCAAGACCGACGTGCTGCCGTTGCCGGTGCTGCCCGAGCAGTCCGGCACCGTCTCCCTCTCCGGCGGCATGGCCGCCAGCGAACTCGTGCCCCTGGAGAAGGGGGAGAAGGTCGTCGGCATCGCCCCGCTCGGCGAACAGGCCGGGGACTCGCCTGGCCTGGCCATCGGCACCCGGCAGGGCGTGGTCAAGGTGTGCTCGCCGGAATGGCCGGTCCGCTCCGATGAGTTCGAGGTCATCTCGCTCAAGGACGGCGACGAGATCGCCGGACTGACCTGGCTCGTGGACGGCAGCGAGACCCTCGCCTTCGTCACCAGCGACTCCTCGCTGCTGCGCTACCCGGCCAACCTGGTCCGGCCGCAGGGCCTCAAGGGCGGCGGCATGGCAGGGGTCAACCTGGGCAAGGACGCCAAGGTGGTCTTCTTCGGCGCCATCCGCACCGACGACGACGAGCACGGTGAGCCGATGGTGGTCACCTCCACCGGGCAGAGCGTCAAGGTCACCCCGTTCGCCGAGTACCCGCCCAAGGGCCGGGCCACCGGCGGGGTCCGCTCGCAACGCTTCCTCAAGGGCGAGACGCACCTGCACATGGCCTGGATCGGGCCGCGTCCGGCAGGCGCCAACGGCAGCGGGTCGCCGGTGGAGCTGCCGGAGGTGGACCCCCGGCGGGACGGCTCCGGCCACGCCCACCCCGGTCCGGATGTGGTGGGACACCTCATCGAACGCGACTGA